The genomic interval CGATCTCCTGGCGCACGATTTTCACTTCCTCCAGGGACTGCGGCGCCTCAAAGTAGACCACATCCACGCCCGCCCGCTTGAAGGCTTTCATCCGGGTCAACGCCTCCTCCAAGCCGCCGCCCACAGCGGTGCGGGCATCGCACCGGGCGATGATCACGAAGTCGGGGTCCAGTTCCCGCTTGGCCTCGACCGCCGCCCGGTACTTTCCGACCGCCTCCTCGAGCGGAATGATTTCCTTACCTTTGACAAAGCCACAGCGCTTGGGGAAGGGCTGGTCCTCGATGTGAATGCCGGCCACTCCAGCCTGGATAAAGGACTGGACGGTCCGGCGCACGTTGACCGCATTGCCAAAGCCCTGGTCGGAGTCCGAGATGAGCGGCAGGGAGATGGCGTTGGCCATCCGCCCGGCGTTCTGGACCATTTCGGTCATCGTGATCAGCCCCGCGTCGGGCAGGCCCAGGACATGGGCTGTGGTCAGGGCGCCCGACATATAGGCGCACTCAAAGCCACACGCCTCGACCATCTTGGCGTGTAGCGCACACCCCCCTCCGGCGATCACAAAAATCTGCTCTTGCTGAAACAGCTCTTGCAGGCGGCTTGTCTTTTTCATACGCCCCTCCTTTGTTTTGGTGTCTACTCCCACCACAAGGAAAAAGAAACCGGTTTTGCGAAGATTGACAAAACAGGATTGTCCGATTATGGGCGNNNNNNNNNNNNNNNNNNNNNNNNNNNNNNNNNNNNNNNNNNNNNNNNNNNNNNNNNNNNNNNNNNNNNNNNNNNNNNNNNNNNNNNNNNNNNNNNNNNNNNNNNNNNCACAAGCATGGACTGGGCGTGCTGGGATTCTGGACC from Desulfurellaceae bacterium carries:
- a CDS encoding isocitrate lyase/PEP mutase family protein codes for the protein MKKTSRLQELFQQEQIFVIAGGGCALHAKMVEACGFECAYMSGALTTAHVLGLPDAGLITMTEMVQNAGRMANAISLPLISDSDQGFGNAVNVRRTVQSFIQAGVAGIHIEDQPFPKRCGFVKGKEIIPLEEAVGKYRAAVEAKRELDPDFVIIARCDARTAVGGGLEEALTRMKAFKRAGVDVVYFEAPQSLEEVKIVRQEIEGPLMATVVAIKPSPPLEELQQLGLSAAFYPALAAFAGMIASWDFLQDFQRRGVEAEQEFLQRTKDHPLGGLRFFDLVGFPEVREWEEKYLPQEQLSKYEQSLGLYDPTDKASLGR